In one window of Arachis ipaensis cultivar K30076 chromosome B06, Araip1.1, whole genome shotgun sequence DNA:
- the LOC107605025 gene encoding gamma-tubulin complex component 5 produces MVMGAEPQFARSLIHKIYDPLAKQIHFAAPISSLRTNELELVRGILRMLQGFSGSLFFWDHSANSFCSKSGIYLSHLSQRSLNSLLTQFIHAATCLQLVEITIDKVEAAAAKPPPTLKAFASSALAWLKRLRDIALKEESPAGNADGLTTPTLLGLANSLSSLCSGAEFLFRIVHEAIPRAYFELGASIPTADLAVHVLDYLHKKLDEMCLVQGGEDEAYQMVLCMYIGSLLPYIQGLDSWLFEGILDDPSNEMFFFANKEVSVDEAEFWEKSYLLRKLHHSKLHGEFSSKNYVNDPLPASNDKQMRGRESTSLSGTIKGKEQSTIDCPACPFFIKDLAKSIVSAGKSLQLMRYAPNSLAVCSKGSNYEIGTTKYFNYGVYPAQNKAGLTLAEVFSVSLAGLIGDGDHVHKYFWQDDWYESEYTLSCVKDEKTESKGNENLTALPHSEKIWYKFLNDALSQKSSADLKQKYEGISNDAGEVKEAKVVEDEFQLLMRSYVNNPVIAVCQMDLRKNSDVLRKLNISRKFCLPSLNDEVLRTAVFGGGSTTFSDVKGTNYTFGFQYGEPEYLRSQDDRKLLEMLLPFPTLLPSFQDDLPVSELLPFQRNSTLPSRVLHWMQNVDLRTTPLPLVIMQYCLSMYIQKQVDYIGRNMLLKLMNEWRLMDELAVLRAIYLLGSGDLLQHFLTLIFNKLDKGETWEDDFELNSILQESISNSADCMLLSTPDSLVVSITKNVDQDEHALTAGVLSSTPHKSHINSFGIDGLDMLKFTYKVPWPLELIVNADAIRKYDQVMRFLLKVKRAKSVLDKVRRWMWKGRGSSTNDRKHHWIVEQKLLHFVDAFHQYVMDRVYHSAWRELCEGMKAAKSLDEVIEVHEAYMLSIQRQCFVVPDKLGALIASRINSILGLALDFYTIQQTLSSGGAVSAINARCEMEVDRIEKQFDDCIAFLLRVLSFKLNVGHFPHLADLVTRINYNYFYMTANGNLMTGSSSGSVTSRLGRNV; encoded by the exons ATGGTTATGGGGGCAGAACCACAGTTTGCCCGAAGCTTAATCCACAAAATCTATGATCCCTTGGCCAAGCAAATACACTTCGCAGCTCCAATATCGTCCTTGCGAACTAATGAACTCGAACTC GTACGTGGTATTTTGCGAATGCTGCAAGGGTTTTCTGGTTCCCTCTTCTTTTGGGATCACAGTGCCAACAGTTTTTGTAGCAAGAGTGGAATATACTTGAGTCACTTGTCCCAGAGAAGTCTCAATTCTCTTCTCACTCAGTTCATCCATGCTGCCACCTGTCTCCAGTTGGTGGAGATTACCATTGATAAGGTCGAAGCTGCGGCGGCGAAACCTCCTCCGACTCTGAAGGCATTTGCGTCCTCTGCTCTGGCCTGGCTTAAG CGGTTGCGTGATATTGCGTTGAAGGAGGAAAGCCCTGCAGGCAATGCTGATGGCTTAACCACTCCCACCTTGTTAGGATTGGCGAATTCTTTATCGAG TCTTTGCTCAGGTGCTGAGTTCCTATTCCGAATAGTCCATGAAGCGATACCCAGGGCATACTTTGAGCTTGGTGCATCTATACCAACAGCAGATCTAGCAGTTCACGTGCTTGACTATCTGCATAAGAAGCTTGATGAGATGTGTCTTGTACAAGGTGGTGAG GATGAAGCTTATCAAATGGTGCTGTGTATGTATATTGGAAGCTTATTGCCATATATTCAGGGTCTAGATTCTTGGCTTTTTGAAGGAATACTTGATGATCCTTCTAACGAG ATGTTCTTTTTTGCTAATAAAGAAGTATCAGTTGATGAGGCTGAGTTTTGGGAGAAGAGTTATTTATTAAGGAAGTTACATCATAGTAAATTACATGGTGAGTTCTCTTCCAAAAATTATGTTAATGATCCTCTACCAGCATCAAATGACAAGCAAATGCGTGGTAGGGAATCCACCTCTTTATCTGGAACAATTAAAGGGAAAGAACAGAGCACAATAGACTGTCCAGCTTGTCCCTTTTTTATTAAGGATTTAGCCAAGTCAATAGTTTCAGCTGGGAAATCTTTGCAGCTGATGCGCTATGCCCCTAATTCATTAGCAGTTTGTAGCAAAGGAAGTAATTATGAGATTGGAACTACTAAATATTTTAACTATGGTGTGTATCCTGCTCAAAACAAAGCTGGGTTAACATTGGCAGAAGTTTTTTCTGTGTCACTAGCTGGGCTTATAGGTGATGGTGACCATGTGCACAAGTACTTTTGGCAAGATGACTGGTATGAATCTGAATACACACTTTCCTGTGTAAAGGATGAAAAAACAGAGAGTAAGGGCAATGAAAATCTAACTGCTCTGCCACACTCAGAAAAGATTTGGTATAAGTTCTTGAATGATGCTTTATCTCAGAAAAGCTCAGCTGATTTGAAGCAAAAATATGAAGGCATTAGTAATGATGCAGGAGAAGTGAAAGAAGCTAAAGTGGTTGAAGATGAATTCCAACTCTTAATGAGATCATATGTAAACAATCCAGTTATTGCTGTATGTCAAATGGACCTTAGGAAAAACAGTGATGTGTTGAGAAAATTGAATATATCACGAAAGTTCTGCTTGCCTTCTTTAAATGATGAGGTTTTAAGAACGGCTGTATTTGGTGGAGGAAGTACAACTTTTTCTGATGTTAAGGGAACGAACTATACTTTCGGTTTTCAGTATGGTGAGCCTGAGTATCTTCGCTCACAGGATGACAGAAAGCTACTGGAAATGTTGCTTCCTTTTCCGACACTTCTGCCTTCATTTCAG GATGATCTTCCTGTGTCAGAGCTTTTGCCTTTCCAGAGAAACAGCACTCTTCCTTCAAGGGTTCTTCACTGGATGCAAAATGTTGACCTAAGGACTACCCCACTCCCTCTTGTTATTATGCAGTACTGTCTATCTATGTACATTCAGAAACAG GTGGATTATATTGGGAGGAATATGTTATTGAAGTTGATGAATGAATGGAGGTTGATGGATGAGCTTGCAGTGTTGCGTGCTATATACTTGCTGGGTTCAG GTGATTTGTTGCAACACTTTCTGACTTTAATTTTCAATAAGTTGGACAAGGGTGAAACATGGGAAGATGATTTTGAATTGAACTCAATATTACAG GAATCAATCAGTAATTCTGCTGATTGTATGCTGTTAAGTACTCCAGATTCATTGGTAGTATCAATAACAAAAAATGTTGACCAGGATGAGCATGCTTTGACAGCTGGTGTTCTTTCAAGTACTCCTCATAAAAGTCACATCAATAGCTTTGGAATTGATGGCCTTGATATGCTGAAATTCACATATAAG GTCCCTTGGCCTCTTGAACTTATTGTCAATGCAGATGCAATTAGGAAATATGACCAG GTGATGCGGTTCTTGTTGAAGGTCAAGCGTGCGAAATCTGTACTAGATAAAGTGCGAAGATGGATGTGGAAG GGTAGAGGATCTTCAACAAACGACAGAAAACATCATTGGATAGTGGAGCAGAAACTCCTTCATTTTGTGGACGCTTTTCACCAATATGTAATGGATAGG GTATATCACAGTGCATGGCGTGAACTATGTGAAGGGATGAAAGCAGCTAAATCTCTGGACGAAGTCATTGAAGTCCATGAGGCGTACATGTTATCCATTCAACGACAGTGCTTTGTGGTTCCTGATAAGCTG GGGGCTTTGATTGCTAGTCGCATTAACAGCATCCTTGGCTTAGCCTTAGACTTCTATACCATTCAGCAAACGTTAAGCAGTGGTGGAGCTGTTTCGGCAATCAACGCAAGGTGCGAGATGGAAGTGGACCGGATAGAGAAACAGTTTGATGATTGCATTGCTTTCTTACTCAGGGTCTTATCTTTCAAACTGAATGTTGGGCATTTCCCACATTTGGCGGATTTGGTCACCAGAATTAACTACAATTACTTCTACATGACTGCTAATGGAAATTTGATGACTGGCTCCAGCTCTGGTAGCGTCACTTCAAGATTGGGTAGAAATGTCTGA
- the LOC107605028 gene encoding uncharacterized protein At4g15970 produces MRALALRKPLHLPLIAFLIVLLCFLLYHYNGSLEQADIKSVLKSPSTLQRQELVQVLKKVAMPDRTIILTMVDESWARPGSILDVFLQSFKHGDGTQRFLNHLAVIAMDPKAYEYCISLHHHCIHPNTFVHYFATKIQSTTGPDHSSFSWRRNNVLLEMLELGYNTIFTEADVLWLRSPLSHFNPIQELSISCDSSGNVQSGDYSHDGGIFFLKANGIAFEFLKYWKLVKFLFPKSPDEDSLCATIAQNQDMVAAYGFRVNHIDTTYFGGFCQQNKDMLMEASTIHANCCEDLTNKVHDLRSVLDDWIQFRKNVSGSGKMIMGRPWKCLGRKFT; encoded by the exons ATGAGAGCTTTAGCATTGAGAAAGCCTCTTCATCTTCCTCTGATAGCTTTCTTGATCGTGTTGCTGTGTTTCCTTCTGTATCACTATAATGGGTCACTTGAACAAGCTGACATAAAGAGTGTGCTCAAATCTCCATCAACT TTACAAAGACAAGAGTTGGTTCAAGTGCTGAAGAAAGTGGCCATGCCAGACAGAACAATCATCCTAACCATGGTGGATGAATCATGGGCAAGACCTGGATCTATTCTTGACGTTTTTCTTCAAAGCTTCAAACATGGAGATGGGACTCAAAGATTCTTGAATCACTTGGCGGTCATAGCCATGGACCCCAAAGCCTATGAATACTGCATTTCCTTGCATCACCATTGCATCCACCCCAACACTTTTGTGCATTATTTTGCCACCAAAATACAATCCACCACAGGCCCAGATCACAGTTCGTTCAGTTGGAGAAGGAACAATGTTCTGTTAGAAATGCTTGAATTGGGTTACAACACAATCTTCACG GAAGCAGATGTACTATGGCTGAGAAGTCCGTTATCACACTTCAATCCAATTCAAGAGCTCTCAATTTCGTGTGATTCCTCTGGTAATGTGCAGAGCGGCGATTACTCTCACGACGGTGGAATCTTTTTCTTGAAAGCGAATGGTATAGCTTTTGAATTCCTCAAGTACTGGAAATTGGTCAAGTTTCTGTTTCCAAAGTCTCCAGATGAAGATTCATTATGTGCAACCATAGCGCAAAATCAAGATATGGTTGCAGCTTATGGCTTCCGTGTTAACCACATAGATACAACTTATTTTGGTGGATTTTGTCAGCAAAATAAGGATATGTTGATGGAAGCTTCTACCATCCATGCTAACTGCTGTGAAGATCTCACAAACAAGGTTCATGACCTTAGGAGTGTTCTTGATGATTGGATTCAGTTCAGAAAAAATGTATCAGGTTCGGGCAAAATGATTATGGGGAGGCCATGGAAATGCTTAGGAAGGAAATTTACTTAG